A portion of the Gossypium arboreum isolate Shixiya-1 chromosome 8, ASM2569848v2, whole genome shotgun sequence genome contains these proteins:
- the LOC108467560 gene encoding enoyl-[acyl-carrier-protein] reductase [NADH], chloroplastic-like, which translates to MTATAASGLQLASARPCIASSRRVFKAGAANLDVNSIAVSWTKLASACHLSQSLEPFRRSFASSSVKFNKVVIKAMSESSENKPVSGLPIDLKGKRAFIAGVADDNGYGWAIAKSLAAAGAEILVGTWVPALNIFETSLRRGKFDESRVLPDGSLMEITKVYPLDAVFDNPDDVPEDIKTNKRYAGSANWTVKEVAESVKQDFGSIDILVHSLANGPEVSKPLLETSRNGYLAALSASSYSYVSLLKHFIPLMNPGGSSISLTYIASERVIPGYGGGMSSAKAALESDTRVLAFEAGRKHKIRVNTISAGPLRSRAAKAIGFIDTMIEYSIANAPLQKELSADEVGNAAAFLASPLASAITGAVIYVDNGLNAMGVGVDSPIFKDLNIPGEKH; encoded by the exons ATGACAGCTACAGCAGCTTCTGGCCTTCAACTAGCTTCAGCAAGACCCTGCATTGCATCTTCTCGCAGGGTATTTAAGGCTGGTGCTGCCAATCTAGATGTCAATTCCATAGCTGTGTCATGGACTAAGCTAGCTAGTGCTTGCCATTTATCACAATCTTTGGAGCCTTTCCGGCGCAGTTTTGCATCGTCTTCGGTAAAGTTTAACAAAGTTGTGATAAAGGCAATGTCTGAATCTAGTGAAAATAAACCGGTTTCTGGGTTGCCAATTGACTTGAAAG GTAAGAGGGCATTTATTGCTGGTGTAGCTGATGACAATGGATATGGCTGGGCAATAGCGAAATCTCTTGCTGCTGCAGGTGCTGAAATTCTAGTTGGGACATGGGTGCCT GCTTTGAACATATTTGAAACCAGCTTGCGACGTGGAAAGTTCGATGAATCTCGAGT ATTGCCCGATGGCTCTTTAATGGAGATTACCAAAGTATATCCCCTAGATGCAGTCTTTGACAACCCTGATGATGTACCTGAAGAT ATAAAAACAAATAAGCGATATGCAGGATCTGCAAATTGGACTGTTAAG GAAGTTGCTGAATCCGTTAAACAGGATTTTGGCAGCATTGACATTCTGGTGCATTCGCTAGCCAATGGGCCAGAG GTCAGCAAACCTCTGCTGGAGACATCCCGGAACGGGTATCTTGCAGCTTTATCCGCTTCAAGTTACtcctatgtttctttactcaagCATTTTATCCCATTAATGAATCCAG GAGGCTCTTCAATTTCTCTTACATACATTGCTTCTGAGCGAGTAATTCCGGG ATATGGTGGAGGTATGAGTTCTGCTAAAGCTGCTCTAGAAAGTGATACAAGA GTACTTGCTTTCGAAGCAGGAAGAAAGCACAAAATTAGGGTGAACACAATATCTGCCG GTCCATTAAGAAGTCGTGCTGCAAAAGCAATTGGATTTATTGATACAATGATCGAATATTCAATCGCCAATGCACCTCTTCAAAAAGAACTATCAGCAG ATGAGGTGGGGAACGCTGCTGCCTTCTTGGCATCACCTTTGGCTTCGGCTATCACTGGTGCCGTCATATACGTCGATAACGGTCTCAACGCAATGGGTGTTGGAGTTGACAGTCCCATATTTAAAGACCTCAACATTCCTGGCGAAAAGCATTAG
- the LOC108469983 gene encoding protein EMSY-LIKE 3-like has translation MDYALSDSSGTDDDLPPSHQNRFQRGGRTAAGNGRSAVAGSTPLPRMHGDMETQIHLIEQEAYCSVLRAFKAQSDALTWEKESLITELRKELRVSDEEHRELLLRVNADDIIRRIREWRTMSGLQPGMLSTSQPLHDPLPSPSVSGSRKKQKTSQSVASLSMGAPSPALHPSMQPSSSALRRGPPPGAKSKKSKSSTQYPSTGPPGRPQPPNRTSSGAFAINEPAEAAPYDPLIGRKVWTRWPEDNHFYEAVITDYNAAEGRHALVYDINTADETWEWVNLKEISPEDIKWEGEDPGISRRGGRPGQGHGVKKSMSRGGGVAGAGRGRGSLKGQAKKDFPSKQNGVGKKVLGDIEILHTDTLIKEVEKVFGASHPDPIEIEKAKKVLKEHEQSLVDAIARLEEASDDESDGEHRFSQGQSMDQERAWRKRQYDEMGEGRMIEGSDGNK, from the exons ATGGACTATGCGCTTTCTGATAGCAGTG GAACAGATGATGACCTTCCTCCTTCACATCAGAATAGGTTTCAAAGAGGGGGTCGCACTGCTGCTGGGAATGGAAGATCAGCAGTTGCAGGTTCCACTCCTTTGCCTCGAATGCATGGCGACATGGAAACTCAAATCCATCTCATTGAGCAGGAAGCATACTGTTCCGTCTTACGGGCCTTTAAAGCTCAGTCAGATGCTTTAACTTGG GAGAAGGAAAGTTTAATTACTGAACTCAGAAAGGAGTTGAGAGTATCAGATGAGGAACATAGGGAGCTTCTATTGAGGGTTAATGCAGATGACATCATCCGTAGGATAAG GGAGTGGAGAACTATGAGTGGGCTCCAGCCTGGAATGCTCAGTACCAGTCAACCTCTTCATGACCCTTTACCTAGTCCAAGTGTATCAGGATCACGGAAGAAGCAAAAAACATCACAATCTGTAGCTTCATTATCTATGGGTGCACCATCTCCTGCATTACATCCATCTATGCAACCATCTTCATCGGCCTTGAGACGGGGTCCTCCCCCAGGAGCAAAGAGCAAGAAGTCAAAATCA TCGACGCAGTACCCTTCCACAGGTCCTCCTGGAAGGCCGCAGCCTCCTAATCGTACTTCTTCAGGGGCCTTTGCAATAAATGAACCTGCTGAAGCAGCACCATATGATCCATTAATTGGAAGGAAAGTTTGGACCAGGTGGCCCGAAGATAACCATTTCTATGAGGCTGTTATAACCGACTATAACGCAGCTGAG GGGCGGCATGCTTTGGTTTATGATATTAATACGGCAGATGAAACCTGGGAATGGGTCAATCTCAAAGAG ATATCTCCTGAAGACATTAAATGGGAAGGTGAAGATCCTGGAATATCCCGTAGAGGTGGTCGCCCAGGACAAGGCCATGGGGTTAAGAAGTCCATGTCTCGTGGTGGCGGGGTTGCCGGAGCAGGAAGAGGTAGGGGGAGTCTAAAGGGTCAGGCCAAAAAGGATTTTCCTTCGAAGCAAAATGGTGTTGGAAAAAAGGTTTTGGGTGATATTGAGATACTTCATACAGATACTCTAATTAAGGAG GTGGAAAAAGTTTTTGGCGCTAGCCATCCTGATCCCATAGAGATTGAGAAAGCAAAGAAAGTGCTGAAA GAACATGAACAATCCCTAGTTGATGCAATTGCGAGGCTTGAAGAGGCATCTGATGATGAAAGCG ATGGGGAGCATCGATTCTCACAAGGTCAATCAATGGATCAAGAAAGAGCATGGAGAAAACGGCAATATGATGAAATGGGTGAAGGTAGGATGATTGAAGGGTCCGATGGCAATAAATGA
- the LOC108470157 gene encoding uncharacterized protein LOC108470157: protein MRFHFSPKTPLLSLSSSSITSLCLRPFLPSAPKSHFYPSLACHVSTGGNLRMDSTSPDPSSSSSVSVDSVADGLKNQSFREHDISKNNNNMNNENKKNNGKLSLEDLNWDHSFVRELPGDPRNDSIPRQVFHACYTKVLPSAEVENPKLVAWSDSVADLLDLDPKEFGRPDFPLKFSGASPLAGAVPYAQCYGGHQFGTWAGQLGDGRAITLGEIMNSKLERWELQLKGAGKTPYSRFADGLAVLRSSIREFLCSEAMHFLGIPTTRALCLVTTGKFVTRDMFYDGNPKDEPGAVVCRVSQSFLRFGSYQIHASRGGEDLGIVRSLADYAIRHHFPHIENMSKSESLSFSTGDNDQSVVDLTSNKYAAWTVEIAERTASLVARWQGVGFTHGVLNTDNMSILGLTIDYGPFGFLDAFDPSYTPNVTDLPGRRYCFANQPDIGLWNIAQFASTLMTANLISDQEANYAMERYGTKFMDDYQAILSQKLGLQKYNKQLVNKLLSNLAVDKVDYTNFFRALSNIKADPSIPGDELLVPLKAVLLDMGKERKEAWTSWVQSYIQELVASGVSDEERKASMNSVNPKYVLRNYLCQSAIDAAEMGDLEEVRRLLKVMERPYDEQPGMEKYARLPPAWAYRPGVCMLSCSS from the exons atgagaTTTCATTTCTCTCCAAAAACACCGCTCCTCTCACTCTCTTCTTCCTCTATCACTTCCCTTTGCCTCCGTCCTTTCCTTCCTTCTGCCCCTAAATCCCATTTTTACCCTTCCCTCGCATGCCACGTGTCTACCGGCGGCAACCTTCGCATGGACTCGACTTCACCGGATCCCTCCTCTTCCTCCTCCGTCTCCGTTGACTCCGTCGCCGACGGTTTGAAAAACCAAAGCTTCAGAGAACATGATATcagtaagaataataataatatgaacaatgaaaaTAAGAAGAATAATGGAAAATTGAGCCTTGAAGATCTTAATTGGGACCATTCATTCGTTAGAGAACTGCCTGGTGACCCTAGAAACGATTCAATTCCACGTCAG GTTTTCCATGCATGTTATACAAAAGTTTTGCCATCAGCTGAAGTAGAGAATCCTAAGCTTGTTGCCTGGTCAGATTCAGTGGCTGATTTGCTTGATTTGGATCCTAAAGA ATTTGGAAGACCAGATTTTCCCCTTAAATTTTCTGGGGCTTCTCCCTTGGCAGGAGC GGTGCCATATGCTCAATGCTATGGAGGACATCAGTTTGGCACATGGGCTGGTCAACTGGGTGACGGCCGTGCCATTACTCTTGGGGAGATTATGAATTCGAAATTAGAAAGGTGGGAACTGCAGCTTAAAGGAGCTGGGAAGACGCCATACAGTCGATTTGCAGATGGGCTTGCAGTTTTACGGAGTAGCATACGTGAATTTCTTTGCAGTGAAGCAATGCATTTTCTAGGAATTCCAACTACTCGCGCTCTTTGTCTTGTGACTACAGGAAAATTTGTAACTCGGGACATGTTTTATGA TGGCAATCCGAAGGATGAGCCTGGTGCAGTTGTCTGTAGAGTTTCCCAGTCCTTTCTGCGGTTTGGGtcataccaaatacatgcttcaAGGGGAGGAGAGGACCTTGGTATTGTACGTTCGTTGGCAGACTATGCCATCAGACATCATTTCCCTCACATTGAGAACATGAGCAAAAGTGAGAGCTTGTCTTTTAGCACTGGTGACAATGATCAATCAGTTGTGGATTTGACTTCAAACAAGTATGCAG CATGGACAGTGGAGATTGCTGAGCGTACTGCCTCTTTGGTTGCTAGATGGCAGGGAGTTGGCTTTACTCATGGTGTGCTGAACACGGACAACATGAGTATTTTAGGGCTCACCATTGATTATGGTCCTTTTGGATTTTTGGATGCTTTTGATCCAAGTTACACACCAAATGTTACAGATCTTCCAGGGAGAAGATACTGTTTTGCAAATCAGCCTGATATTGGCTTATGGAATATTGCACAATTTGCCTCAACTTTGATGACTGCTAACTTGATAAGTGATCAAGAAGCAAATTATGCGATGGAAAG GTATGGGACAAAATTTATGGACGATTATCAAGCAATACTGAGCCAAAAGCTTGGCCTCCAAAAATACAATAAACAGCTTGTCAATAAACTTCTTAGTAATTTGGCTGTTGATAAAGTGGATTACACGAACTTCTTTCGGGCACTTTCCAATATCAAAGCAGATCCTAGCATTCCAGGTGATGAGTTGTTGGTGCCATTGAAAGCTGTTCTGCTAGACATGGGCAAGGAACGCAAGGAGGCGTGGACTAGTTGGGTACAATCCTACATTCAAGAG CTTGTTGCGAGTGGCGTCTCAGATGAGGAGAGGAAAGCTTCAATGAACTCAGTTAACCCTAAATATGTTCTCAGGAACTACTTATGTCAGAGCGCTATCGATGCAGCTGAAATGGGTGACTTGGAAGAAGTCCGAAGGCTCCTTAAAGTAATGGAGCGACCATATGATGAACAACCGGGAATGGAAAAATATGCTCGTTTGCCTCCAGCATGGGCTTATCGGCCTGGTGTGTGCATGCTATCCTGTTCGTCATGA